One genomic segment of Mycolicibacterium psychrotolerans includes these proteins:
- a CDS encoding type II toxin-antitoxin system Rv0910 family toxin, whose translation MAKLSVSVDVPLPPERAWESASDLSRYKEWLSIHRVWRSPLPDTIDKGTTLDSIVEVKGMLNRVRWTVVHYKPPEAMTLNGDGRGGVKVKLIGKVKAAPQDPAVSTVQFDVHLGGPALFGPIGMVVAGALKSDIQESLNRFKAVFAPS comes from the coding sequence ATGGCCAAGCTGTCGGTCTCGGTCGACGTGCCGCTGCCCCCCGAGCGGGCGTGGGAGAGCGCGTCGGACCTGTCCCGGTACAAGGAGTGGCTGTCCATTCACCGGGTGTGGCGCTCCCCGCTGCCCGACACCATCGACAAGGGCACCACGCTCGACTCGATCGTCGAGGTCAAGGGCATGCTCAACCGCGTGCGCTGGACCGTCGTGCACTACAAGCCACCGGAGGCGATGACGCTCAACGGTGACGGCCGCGGCGGCGTCAAGGTCAAGCTGATCGGCAAGGTCAAGGCGGCCCCTCAGGATCCGGCCGTCTCGACCGTGCAGTTCGACGTCCACCTCGGCGGGCCCGCGCTGTTCGGGCCGATCGGGATGGTCGTCGCCGGGGCTCTCAAGAGCGACATCCAGGAGTCGCTGAACCGCTTCAAGGCGGTCTTCGCGCCCTCCTGA
- a CDS encoding ammonium transporter yields the protein MNQLDPAATAWLLASTALVLLMTPGLAIFYGGMVRTTGVLNMIMMSFIAIPLVTVTWLLLGYSLAFSGTGVHGVIGDLAHAGMSGIAPDTLHGQVPELLFVTFQLSFAIITAALVSGAIADRAKFAAWVVFVPLWVVVVYAVVAHWVWAPGGWMFRWGVLDYAGGLVVEIVSGSSALALALVLGPRIGFKKDAMRPHNLPFVLLGVGLLWFGWFGFNAGSALAANGTAAAIFLNTLVAGCLGMLGWLTVEQLRDGKPTTFGAASGVVAGLVAITPACGTVNTLGAVVVGLAAGVVCAFAIGLKFRLGYDDSLDVVGVHFVGGVVGVLLIGLLATDVMTGGANGLFYGGGPAQLGRQLVAVLVVAAYAFAASFALATLIDRVIGFRISAEDEVSGVDFSQHAETAYAEGVHGHGAPPRSGLFGASGTTAPRQAASEDTAG from the coding sequence GTGAACCAGCTCGATCCCGCCGCGACCGCATGGCTGTTGGCCAGCACCGCTCTGGTGCTCCTCATGACGCCGGGTCTGGCGATCTTCTACGGCGGCATGGTGCGTACCACCGGCGTGCTGAACATGATCATGATGAGCTTCATCGCGATCCCGCTGGTGACGGTGACGTGGCTACTCCTCGGATACAGCCTCGCCTTCTCCGGCACGGGCGTCCACGGGGTGATCGGCGATCTGGCCCACGCCGGGATGAGCGGGATCGCGCCGGACACGCTGCACGGACAGGTGCCGGAGCTGTTGTTCGTGACGTTCCAGCTCAGCTTCGCGATCATCACCGCGGCTCTGGTCAGTGGCGCGATCGCCGACCGGGCCAAGTTCGCGGCGTGGGTGGTGTTCGTCCCGCTGTGGGTGGTGGTGGTGTACGCCGTTGTGGCGCACTGGGTGTGGGCGCCCGGCGGCTGGATGTTCCGGTGGGGTGTGCTCGACTACGCGGGCGGGCTCGTCGTCGAAATCGTCTCAGGCTCCTCGGCTTTGGCCCTGGCGCTGGTGCTCGGACCGCGCATCGGGTTCAAGAAGGACGCCATGCGGCCGCACAATCTGCCGTTCGTGCTGCTCGGCGTGGGGCTGCTGTGGTTCGGCTGGTTCGGGTTCAACGCCGGGTCGGCGCTGGCGGCCAACGGCACGGCCGCGGCGATCTTCCTCAACACCCTGGTGGCCGGCTGTCTGGGCATGCTGGGCTGGCTGACGGTCGAACAACTGCGCGACGGGAAGCCGACGACGTTCGGCGCGGCCTCCGGTGTGGTCGCCGGTCTGGTGGCCATCACACCGGCGTGCGGCACCGTCAACACCCTCGGCGCCGTCGTGGTCGGGTTGGCGGCAGGGGTGGTGTGCGCCTTCGCCATCGGGCTGAAATTCCGCCTGGGGTATGACGATTCGCTCGACGTCGTCGGGGTGCACTTCGTCGGCGGCGTGGTCGGCGTGCTGCTCATCGGGCTGCTCGCCACCGACGTGATGACCGGCGGCGCGAACGGTCTGTTCTACGGCGGCGGGCCGGCTCAGCTCGGGAGGCAGCTGGTGGCCGTGCTGGTGGTCGCGGCGTACGCGTTCGCGGCATCGTTCGCGCTCGCCACGCTGATCGACCGGGTGATCGGATTCCGGATCAGCGCCGAGGACGAGGTGTCGGGTGTCGACTTCTCCCAGCACGCTGAAACCGCCTACGCCGAGGGCGTTCACGGGCACGGTGCGCCTCCGCGGTCCGGTCTGTTCGGTGCCTCGGGGACGACGGCGCCGCGCCAGGCGGCATCGGAGGACACCGCCGGCTGA
- a CDS encoding TetR/AcrR family transcriptional regulator, with translation MVPDSAKSGASEPEQYCWTEREAELLTVTLRLLQSHGYDRLTVDAVATEAKASKATMYRRWPSKADLVLAAFIEGTRESAVAPNTGSLREDLIAIGTSVAAHSREHASTMRAVLNEMSHSADLRAAMQDKFVRHRHTMMEEVLATAAARGEIGTDAINPEIWDVLPGYLVFRSLMSDRPPTDETVRMLVDEVVLPALQRTRT, from the coding sequence GTGGTACCCGACTCGGCGAAGTCCGGCGCCTCGGAACCGGAGCAGTACTGCTGGACCGAGCGGGAAGCCGAGCTGCTGACGGTCACCCTGCGGCTGCTGCAGTCACATGGTTACGACCGGCTGACCGTCGACGCGGTCGCCACCGAAGCCAAGGCGAGCAAGGCCACGATGTACCGCCGGTGGCCCTCGAAAGCCGACCTCGTGCTCGCGGCGTTCATCGAGGGCACCCGGGAGTCGGCGGTAGCACCCAACACCGGAAGTCTCCGCGAGGATCTGATCGCGATCGGTACGTCAGTGGCCGCGCATTCCCGGGAACACGCGAGCACGATGCGGGCAGTGCTCAACGAGATGTCGCACAGCGCGGACCTGCGGGCGGCGATGCAGGACAAGTTCGTCCGGCACCGGCACACGATGATGGAAGAGGTGCTGGCGACGGCCGCCGCGCGTGGCGAGATCGGCACCGACGCGATCAACCCCGAGATCTGGGACGTGCTGCCCGGCTACCTGGTGTTCCGCAGTCTGATGTCCGACCGCCCGCCAACCGACGAGACCGTTCGCATGCTCGTCGACGAAGTCGTGCTTCCCGCCCTGCAGCGCACCCGGACCTGA
- a CDS encoding antitoxin: MGFLDKAKDLLSKNADKVDTVIGKAGDLVAKKTQGKYASTVDKVQDAARKAVADQVAPQQPPVPPQPQQPPVPPQQEPPTAPPVS, encoded by the coding sequence ATGGGATTTCTGGACAAGGCGAAGGATCTTCTTTCCAAGAACGCCGACAAGGTGGACACCGTGATCGGCAAGGCCGGTGACCTCGTGGCCAAGAAGACGCAGGGCAAGTACGCCTCGACCGTCGACAAGGTGCAGGACGCCGCCAGGAAGGCAGTCGCCGACCAGGTCGCGCCGCAACAGCCCCCGGTGCCTCCGCAACCGCAGCAGCCCCCGGTGCCTCCGCAGCAGGAGCCCCCGACGGCTCCTCCGGTGTCGTAG
- a CDS encoding glycosyltransferase: MPQEQSKSRPALWPQLLLNGVLAALSLGLVTISGTTLWWMLHAWRSPEALAATGFRRRAAGAPRSFSLLLPARHEQDVLGDTIDAMARLDHPRYEVIVIIGHDDPQTDSVARAGAARHPGIVRVVMDHNMPKNKPKALNTALPACRGDIVGVFDAEDEVHPGLLRLVEARFEESGADVVQAGVQLMNVQTSWWSLRNCLEYYFWFRSRLHFHADQRFIPLGGNTVFTKTKLLREVGGWDRDCLAEDCEIGVRLSTRGARVAVAYDPQTVTREETPGSISSLVKQRTRWDQGFLQVYRKGEWRKLPGRRQRLLARYTLAMPFLQAATGVLLPVSLASMFVLKVPVPTALVTFLPLAPTFVMMAVEAAALGEFGREFGIRIRVRDHARLMLGTFPYQLLLAVAAVRSVWRESRGHGGWEKTTHTNAHRTGTSERRASA; this comes from the coding sequence ATGCCCCAAGAGCAGAGCAAAAGCCGTCCGGCATTGTGGCCGCAGCTCCTGCTCAACGGCGTGCTGGCGGCTCTGTCACTGGGTTTGGTGACCATCTCCGGCACTACCCTGTGGTGGATGCTGCATGCGTGGCGCAGTCCAGAAGCGTTGGCAGCAACGGGTTTTCGGCGTCGCGCAGCCGGTGCACCGCGCTCGTTCTCTTTGCTGCTACCGGCTCGCCACGAACAGGATGTCCTGGGCGACACCATCGATGCGATGGCCCGGCTCGACCACCCCAGGTACGAGGTGATCGTGATCATCGGCCATGACGACCCGCAGACTGATTCGGTAGCGCGCGCGGGGGCGGCGCGCCACCCGGGGATCGTCAGGGTGGTCATGGACCACAACATGCCGAAGAACAAACCGAAGGCACTGAACACCGCGCTGCCCGCATGCCGCGGCGACATCGTCGGTGTCTTCGACGCCGAGGACGAGGTGCATCCGGGACTGCTGCGTCTGGTCGAAGCGCGCTTCGAGGAATCCGGCGCAGATGTGGTGCAGGCCGGCGTGCAGCTGATGAACGTCCAGACGAGTTGGTGGTCGCTGCGCAACTGCCTCGAGTATTACTTCTGGTTCCGGTCGCGACTGCATTTCCACGCCGATCAGCGATTCATTCCGCTCGGCGGCAACACCGTGTTCACCAAGACGAAGCTGTTACGGGAGGTGGGCGGCTGGGATCGTGACTGTCTGGCCGAGGACTGCGAGATCGGGGTGCGGCTGTCGACGCGCGGTGCCCGGGTGGCCGTCGCGTATGACCCACAAACGGTCACGCGGGAAGAAACTCCGGGATCCATCAGCTCCCTCGTCAAGCAGCGCACCCGATGGGATCAGGGGTTTCTGCAGGTTTATCGGAAGGGCGAGTGGCGCAAGCTGCCTGGCCGGCGGCAGCGGCTGTTGGCCCGCTACACGCTGGCGATGCCCTTCCTGCAGGCGGCGACGGGAGTGTTGTTGCCCGTGTCGCTTGCGTCGATGTTCGTGTTGAAGGTTCCGGTGCCGACTGCCTTGGTGACGTTTCTGCCGCTGGCGCCGACGTTCGTCATGATGGCGGTCGAGGCGGCCGCACTTGGCGAGTTCGGGCGCGAATTCGGCATCCGAATACGTGTGCGTGATCACGCGCGACTGATGCTGGGCACATTCCCGTACCAGCTGCTCCTCGCCGTTGCAGCCGTGCGGTCGGTGTGGCGCGAGAGCCGCGGACACGGCGGCTGGGAGAAGACCACTCATACCAATGCCCATCGCACCGGCACATCCGAGCGGCGGGCTTCGGCATGA
- a CDS encoding MMPL/RND family transporter gives MSERHSVAEQSRVARLIRVLAVPILLVWIAVAALTNIAAPQLEVVGAERSVSMNAPDAPSIMARRHIGQVFDEFDSDSAAMIVLEGDEPLGADAHRYYDTLVKRLAQDTTHVQHIQDFWGDPLTAGGSQSKDGKAALVQVYLAGNQGEALANQSVDAVRDIVAEVPAPPGVKAYVTGAAPLITDNFEVGSAGTHKVTAITFLVIAIMLLIVYRSVVTMLIVLVTVAIELAAARGVVAVLANYGFIGLSTYSTNLLTLLAIAAGTDWAIFLVGRYHEARSAGEDRKPAYYTMFRGTVHVIVGSGLTIAGAVACLYFTRLPYFQTLGVPAAIGVLVTLAAALTLGPAVLVMTGRFGLMEPKRAMRTRGWRRIGTVIVRWPGPILVVTCAIALIGLLALPGYKTSYDARPYLPDTAPAVVGYAAAERHFSEARLNPELLMIETDHDMRNPADMLILERVAKAVLHTQGVALVQSITRPLGTPISHSSIPFQISAQSASQIMNLSYQKDRAADLMKQAAEISNTIDILKQQLTLQQASAAATHEQTQAFHDTVTIVTDLRDKLANFDDQFRPLRNYFYWEPHCFDIPMCAALRSVFDSLDGISALTDQFTSITASLDKLDALQPQLLALLPPQIAIQERNRDLTLSNYATTGGTNAQSEEALRNATAMGQAFDTAKNDDSFYLPPEAFDNPDFKRGLKLFLSPDGKAARMTITHQGNPATPEGISHIDSIRDSAFDAIKATPLSDAKIYVAGVAATYKDVQDGAKYDLLIVALAALALILLIMMFITRSLVAATVIVGTVVLSLGASFGLSVLVWQYIFGIQLYWIVLALAVILLLAVGADYNLLLISRFKEEVGAGLKTGSIRAMAGTGGVVTAAGLVFAATMSSFVFSDLVVLGQIGTTIGLGLLFDTLIVRSFMTPSIAVLLGRWFWWPQIVRTRPASQMLRPYGPRRAVRDLLGG, from the coding sequence GTGAGCGAGCGTCACTCCGTCGCCGAGCAGTCGAGGGTCGCGCGTCTGATCCGGGTGCTGGCCGTGCCGATCCTGCTGGTGTGGATCGCCGTCGCGGCACTGACGAACATCGCCGCACCGCAGCTCGAGGTCGTCGGCGCCGAACGCTCGGTGTCGATGAACGCCCCGGATGCGCCGTCGATCATGGCGAGGCGGCACATCGGCCAGGTCTTCGACGAATTCGATTCCGACAGTGCGGCCATGATCGTGCTCGAAGGGGACGAACCGCTCGGCGCCGACGCCCACCGCTACTACGACACCCTGGTCAAGCGGCTGGCGCAGGACACCACCCACGTGCAGCACATCCAGGACTTCTGGGGCGATCCGCTCACCGCGGGCGGCTCGCAGAGCAAGGACGGCAAGGCCGCGCTGGTGCAGGTGTACCTCGCCGGCAACCAGGGCGAGGCGCTGGCCAACCAATCCGTCGACGCGGTCCGCGACATCGTCGCCGAGGTGCCGGCGCCGCCGGGCGTCAAGGCCTACGTCACCGGTGCCGCTCCGCTGATCACCGACAACTTCGAAGTGGGCAGCGCGGGCACGCACAAGGTCACCGCCATCACGTTCCTCGTCATCGCGATCATGCTGCTCATCGTCTACCGATCCGTGGTCACGATGCTGATCGTGCTCGTGACGGTGGCCATCGAGCTGGCGGCCGCGCGCGGGGTCGTCGCGGTGCTCGCGAATTACGGGTTCATCGGCCTGTCCACCTATTCGACCAACCTGCTGACGCTCCTCGCGATCGCGGCAGGCACCGACTGGGCGATCTTCCTCGTCGGCCGCTACCACGAGGCCCGCAGTGCGGGCGAAGACCGAAAACCGGCGTACTACACCATGTTCCGCGGCACCGTGCACGTCATCGTCGGCTCCGGGTTGACGATTGCGGGCGCAGTGGCCTGCCTGTACTTCACCCGGCTGCCCTATTTCCAGACGCTCGGGGTGCCCGCGGCGATCGGTGTGCTGGTGACGCTGGCCGCCGCGCTGACGCTGGGTCCCGCGGTGCTCGTGATGACCGGCCGGTTCGGGCTGATGGAACCCAAGCGGGCGATGCGGACCAGGGGGTGGCGGCGCATCGGCACCGTGATCGTGCGCTGGCCGGGTCCGATCCTGGTGGTGACGTGCGCGATCGCCCTGATCGGACTGTTGGCGCTGCCCGGGTACAAGACCAGCTACGACGCACGGCCCTACCTGCCCGACACCGCCCCGGCGGTCGTCGGATACGCCGCGGCAGAACGGCACTTCTCCGAAGCCCGGCTCAACCCCGAACTGCTGATGATCGAGACCGATCACGACATGCGCAACCCGGCGGACATGCTGATCCTCGAGCGTGTCGCCAAGGCCGTGCTGCACACCCAGGGTGTGGCGCTGGTGCAGTCGATCACGCGGCCGCTGGGCACGCCGATCAGCCACAGCTCCATCCCGTTTCAGATCAGCGCGCAGAGTGCCAGCCAGATCATGAACCTGAGCTACCAGAAGGATCGCGCCGCCGACCTGATGAAGCAGGCGGCGGAGATCAGCAACACGATCGACATCCTCAAGCAGCAGCTCACCTTGCAGCAGGCGAGCGCGGCGGCGACCCACGAGCAGACCCAGGCCTTCCACGACACCGTCACGATCGTGACCGACCTGCGGGACAAGCTCGCGAACTTCGACGACCAGTTCCGGCCGCTGCGCAACTACTTCTACTGGGAGCCGCACTGTTTCGACATCCCGATGTGCGCGGCGCTGCGGTCGGTGTTCGACTCGCTCGACGGCATCAGCGCGCTCACCGATCAGTTCACCAGCATCACGGCCAGCCTCGACAAGCTCGACGCGCTGCAGCCGCAACTGCTCGCGTTGCTGCCGCCGCAGATCGCGATCCAGGAGCGCAACCGCGACCTGACGCTGTCCAACTATGCGACCACCGGTGGCACCAACGCCCAGAGCGAGGAAGCGTTGCGCAACGCCACCGCGATGGGTCAGGCGTTCGACACCGCCAAGAACGACGACTCGTTCTACCTGCCGCCCGAAGCCTTCGACAACCCCGACTTCAAGCGGGGGCTCAAGCTGTTCCTCTCACCCGACGGCAAGGCCGCCCGGATGACCATCACCCACCAGGGCAACCCGGCGACCCCCGAGGGGATCTCGCACATCGACTCGATCCGCGACTCGGCGTTCGACGCCATCAAGGCCACGCCGCTGTCCGACGCGAAGATCTATGTGGCGGGGGTCGCCGCCACCTACAAGGACGTCCAGGACGGTGCGAAGTACGACCTTCTGATCGTTGCCCTCGCGGCGCTCGCGCTCATCCTGCTGATCATGATGTTCATCACCCGCAGCCTCGTCGCGGCCACCGTCATCGTCGGCACCGTGGTGCTCTCGCTCGGTGCGTCCTTCGGGCTGTCGGTTCTGGTGTGGCAGTACATCTTCGGTATCCAGCTGTACTGGATCGTGCTCGCGCTGGCGGTGATCCTGCTGCTCGCGGTCGGCGCGGACTACAACCTGTTGTTGATCTCCCGGTTCAAAGAGGAGGTCGGAGCGGGCCTGAAGACCGGCAGCATCCGTGCGATGGCCGGCACCGGCGGGGTCGTCACCGCCGCCGGCTTGGTGTTCGCGGCGACCATGTCGTCGTTCGTCTTCAGCGACCTGGTGGTGCTCGGCCAGATCGGCACCACCATCGGCCTGGGTCTGCTGTTCGACACCCTGATCGTCCGGTCCTTCATGACCCCGTCGATCGCGGTCCTGCTCGGCCGCTGGTTCTGGTGGCCGCAGATCGTGCGCACCCGCCCGGCCAGCCAGATGCTGCGCCCCTACGGTCCGCGGCGGGCGGTGCGCGACCTGCTCGGCGGGTGA
- a CDS encoding MmpS family transport accessory protein yields the protein MSRVSVGRVVRQRWTIIVTVVVVAIVGFSVYRLHGIFGSTNTVSRPSADALENTGYNPKRVRLDVFGSPGTVATINYLDADAQPQRADDVTLPWSTTLATDDPTLFADLRAQGDGAQIGCRITVNGVVTDERTTDNVNGYIACMDKSA from the coding sequence ATGAGCAGGGTGTCGGTCGGAAGAGTCGTCAGACAACGGTGGACGATCATCGTCACCGTCGTCGTCGTCGCGATCGTCGGATTCAGTGTCTATCGTCTGCACGGCATCTTCGGCTCGACCAACACCGTGTCACGACCCAGCGCCGACGCCCTGGAGAACACCGGCTACAACCCCAAGCGGGTCCGCCTCGACGTGTTCGGCTCGCCCGGCACGGTGGCGACGATCAACTACCTCGACGCCGACGCCCAACCGCAGCGGGCCGACGACGTCACCCTGCCGTGGTCGACGACGTTGGCCACCGACGACCCCACGCTGTTCGCCGACCTGCGCGCGCAGGGCGACGGCGCCCAGATCGGTTGCCGCATCACGGTCAACGGTGTCGTCACCGACGAGAGGACCACCGACAACGTGAACGGATACATCGCCTGCATGGACAAGTCGGCGTGA
- a CDS encoding alpha/beta hydrolase family esterase, protein MHLTAARLVTLIATLLGIAAAPAGLSAAAPAGVQGLLDIGGMQRTYVVHVPPGAANGLVINLHGAGLTGRDQAAATNYDAIADRYGFVVAYPDGIDLSWADGRGASVPDRQGVDDVGFLSTLITELTRQYAISPGRVFVTGMSAGGFMAQRLACDRADLVAAVMPVAGTLGAAVPCAPSRPVSVLEVHGDADPVVPFTGGPMVGRGGPSDILSAPAMADRWRAINGCPPPVTTPGRSVSTGCADGTEVDFVTIPGGGHVWPMSWPFDASQASADFFAAHGR, encoded by the coding sequence GTGCACTTGACCGCCGCTCGCCTCGTCACCCTGATCGCCACGTTGCTCGGCATCGCCGCCGCCCCGGCCGGGCTGTCTGCCGCGGCGCCTGCCGGCGTGCAGGGCCTGCTCGACATCGGCGGCATGCAGCGCACCTACGTCGTGCACGTGCCGCCCGGAGCGGCCAACGGCCTGGTGATCAATCTGCACGGTGCGGGTCTGACGGGCCGCGACCAGGCAGCGGCGACGAACTACGACGCCATCGCCGACCGGTACGGATTCGTCGTCGCCTACCCCGACGGCATCGACCTGAGCTGGGCTGACGGCCGCGGAGCGTCGGTCCCTGACCGGCAGGGCGTCGACGACGTCGGCTTCCTGTCCACGCTCATCACCGAGCTGACCCGGCAGTACGCCATCAGCCCGGGCCGGGTGTTCGTGACGGGGATGTCGGCCGGCGGGTTCATGGCCCAGCGGCTGGCCTGCGACCGGGCCGATCTGGTGGCAGCGGTGATGCCCGTCGCCGGCACGCTCGGCGCGGCCGTCCCGTGTGCGCCGTCGCGGCCGGTGTCGGTGCTCGAAGTGCACGGGGACGCCGACCCGGTGGTGCCGTTCACCGGCGGACCGATGGTCGGCCGCGGCGGCCCCAGCGACATCCTCTCCGCCCCGGCGATGGCCGACCGGTGGCGGGCGATCAACGGCTGCCCGCCGCCCGTCACGACGCCCGGCCGCTCGGTGTCGACCGGATGCGCAGACGGCACCGAGGTCGACTTCGTGACGATCCCGGGCGGCGGCCACGTCTGGCCCATGAGCTGGCCGTTCGACGCCTCTCAGGCGAGCGCCGACTTCTTCGCCGCGCACGGGCGCTGA
- a CDS encoding DUF7159 family protein: MSMTSTAVSIALVEGEKADGVIVEHDVLDFTTVDASAALSPSDHVVAAVLGTQEGALAGGHHLVSTGVAWTDHTEAALLRQALVARGLDDVLLVSELHAAAALTQQTGRALGYRKTALMFVGRDTATLAIVDTVDGSVFAILSQSLAGEDAATVVAGMVTSLQAREPAAQGLCVVGSGVDVSAVKARLQALVAVPVIAPEKPHLALARGAALASAQAPRFDTTTIGLAYSQDPGDTVIHPAAYPIALAYDATTRLGHDEASLGAAYTASERGDVPQPSKPFLMMGSSLTAVFAVGITALAIAMAISFQPSKNGTTLHSGGVMQSPASAGAPPAAPQRVPTPAADPAPTAPPPAAAVAEMARLKVPPSPPPRVVRNAAPAPQAPPAPPAPPPRVALPPVVFPPLVTWLPPILQPPHIFSPPKPKPGHGGGRGHGGSGRGHGD, encoded by the coding sequence GTGTCAATGACATCGACGGCGGTCAGCATCGCACTTGTTGAGGGCGAAAAGGCCGACGGTGTCATCGTGGAGCACGATGTTCTGGACTTCACCACGGTCGATGCCTCGGCGGCGTTGAGCCCGTCCGATCACGTCGTCGCCGCGGTCCTGGGTACCCAGGAGGGCGCGTTGGCCGGCGGCCACCATCTGGTATCCACCGGAGTCGCGTGGACCGACCACACCGAAGCAGCCCTGCTGAGGCAGGCGTTGGTCGCCCGCGGCCTCGACGATGTACTGCTGGTGTCGGAGCTGCACGCCGCCGCGGCACTCACCCAACAAACAGGTCGGGCGCTGGGGTACCGCAAGACCGCACTGATGTTCGTCGGGCGCGACACCGCGACGCTGGCGATCGTCGATACCGTCGACGGCTCAGTGTTCGCGATACTCAGCCAAAGTCTGGCCGGCGAAGATGCGGCCACCGTCGTGGCCGGCATGGTCACCAGCCTTCAGGCCAGGGAACCAGCGGCCCAGGGCCTGTGCGTCGTCGGCTCCGGCGTGGACGTATCCGCGGTCAAGGCACGTTTGCAGGCCCTTGTCGCGGTGCCGGTCATCGCCCCGGAGAAGCCCCATCTGGCATTAGCCCGCGGCGCTGCGCTGGCATCGGCCCAAGCGCCCCGCTTCGATACGACCACTATCGGCTTGGCCTACTCACAGGATCCCGGCGACACGGTGATCCACCCAGCGGCCTACCCGATTGCGCTTGCCTATGACGCGACCACGCGCCTCGGCCATGATGAGGCTTCCTTGGGCGCCGCCTACACCGCTTCGGAACGCGGCGACGTGCCGCAACCCAGCAAGCCGTTCCTGATGATGGGCAGTTCGCTGACCGCCGTGTTTGCGGTCGGAATTACGGCACTGGCCATTGCGATGGCGATCAGTTTCCAGCCGAGTAAAAACGGGACGACGCTGCATTCCGGCGGTGTGATGCAGTCCCCGGCTTCGGCGGGCGCACCGCCCGCCGCGCCGCAACGGGTTCCCACACCGGCCGCCGACCCCGCGCCGACGGCGCCACCACCTGCGGCGGCCGTCGCCGAGATGGCACGGTTGAAGGTCCCGCCCTCCCCGCCGCCGCGGGTGGTGCGCAACGCAGCGCCCGCCCCGCAGGCCCCACCCGCCCCGCCAGCGCCGCCCCCGCGAGTTGCCTTGCCGCCCGTTGTGTTTCCGCCACTGGTCACCTGGCTACCTCCGATCCTTCAGCCGCCCCACATCTTCAGCCCGCCCAAACCGAAGCCTGGCCACGGCGGCGGCAGGGGTCACGGTGGCTCAGGGCGTGGCCACGGTGACTAG
- a CDS encoding NAD(P)H-binding protein yields MRVVIAGGHGKIALLTEALLSARGDSVAGLIRNPEHAADLTAAGAEPVVIDLEHSTVDDVAAHLRGADAVVFAAGAGPGSGAARKQTVDCDAAILLADAAEAAGVGRYVMISAMGADVDTPDDAADEVFVAYLRAKGAADDEIRSRRGLSATIVRPGRLTDDPPTGNVTIAERTGRGAVPRADVAAVIVGVLDAPHTAGRTFDLISGDTPIADALS; encoded by the coding sequence GTGCGCGTCGTCATCGCAGGAGGACACGGCAAGATCGCACTGCTCACCGAGGCGTTGCTCAGCGCCAGGGGCGACTCGGTCGCCGGGCTGATCCGCAATCCCGAACACGCCGCCGATCTGACCGCGGCGGGCGCCGAACCCGTGGTGATCGACCTGGAGCACTCGACCGTCGACGACGTGGCGGCGCACCTGCGCGGAGCCGACGCGGTGGTCTTCGCCGCCGGTGCGGGGCCGGGCAGTGGGGCGGCGCGCAAGCAGACCGTGGACTGTGACGCGGCGATCCTGCTGGCCGATGCCGCCGAGGCCGCAGGGGTGGGTCGCTACGTGATGATCTCGGCCATGGGGGCCGATGTCGACACGCCCGACGACGCGGCGGACGAGGTCTTCGTCGCCTACCTGCGCGCCAAGGGCGCTGCCGATGACGAGATCCGTTCTCGCCGAGGACTTTCCGCCACCATCGTGCGGCCGGGACGGCTCACCGACGACCCGCCGACCGGCAACGTCACCATCGCCGAGCGCACCGGACGCGGCGCGGTCCCCCGCGCCGACGTCGCCGCGGTGATCGTCGGGGTGCTCGATGCGCCGCACACGGCGGGCCGCACCTTCGACCTGATCTCCGGCGACACCCCGATCGCCGACGCACTGTCCTGA